The proteins below come from a single Rosa rugosa chromosome 2, drRosRugo1.1, whole genome shotgun sequence genomic window:
- the LOC133727870 gene encoding ABC transporter G family member 40-like codes for MLFALGGFVLSRENIKKWWIWGYWISPLMYGQNAIVVNEFLGKSWSHVLPNSNESLGVEILKSRGFRTHAYWYWIGAGALAGYMLLFNICYTLALTYLNREAIWILDVSRKVVVLLNL; via the exons ATGCTTTTCGCTTTGGGGGGCTTTGTCCTGTCAAGAG aaaatataaagaaatggTGGATATGGGGCTACTGGATATCACCTTTGATGTATGGGCAGAATGCAATTGTAGTTAATGAATTCCTTGGCAAGAGTTGGTCACAT GTTCTTCCAAACTCAAACGAATCATTAGGAGTTGAAATTCTGAAATCTCGTGGATTTCGTACGCATGCATATTGGTATTGGATTGGCGCAGGAGCATTGGCTGGATACATGCTCTTATTCAACATTTGTTACACTTTGGCTCTCACTTATCTAAACCGTGAAGCAATCTGGATACTTGATGTTTCAAGAAAGGTTGTAGTTTTACTCAATTTATGA